The Aquipuribacter nitratireducens genomic interval AACGCTGCGAGGCCGACGGCCGCGGCCAGGGCCCACAGCACGCCCGCGCCGTCGACCCGCATGCCCCCGAGCACGTCGAGGACGAGCACGAGACCGGCGACGGCGAGCGCGATGCCCACGACGGTCCAGCGTCGCGGCCGCTGCCCGTGGCGCGCCCACAGCCAGAGGACGACGAGCACGACGCCGAGGTACTCCAGCAGCAGCGCGACCCCCACCGACAGGGTCTGCACCGCACTGAAGAAGGCGAGCTGGACGGCGGCGACGGCGACGACGCCGTACGTCAGGAGCAGGGTGGCGTTGCGACGCAGCAGGTACCAGCGGCCCCGGAGCATGACGACGGCCACGGGCAGCAGCACGACGGCCGCGATGCAGATGCGGGCTGTGACGGCGGCGCCCGGGCTCCAGCCGGCCTCGAGGAGCGACTTCGCGAACGGCCCGGAGCTGCCGAAGGCGGCGGCGGAGGCGAGCGCGATGCCGAGGCTCGGCAGGAACGCCGGGGTGGTGCGCGTGGGGGTCTCGGCCACGGTGGTCGTCATGGGGGGCTCCGTCGGGCGTAAGGAGTAAACTATGCAACACCGGTTACGGTAGCCGACGCGACGTCAGGAGCAAAATGGTCTTCGCCCATGACACCGAGGAGGCTCTGCTGTCCGCCGCCGCCCTCGTCAACACCATGGGAGGTGGTCCGCAGGCCGATCCGGACGAGCTGGAGACCCTCGAGCAGCTCGACGCGTTCGTCGCCCACTGGCGTGTCACCGGCAGTCGCGCCACGGACCCGCCCGCCGCGGGCCGCGAGCTCGCCGCCGTGCGCGCGCTGCGGCCGCGCCTGCGTCGACTGTGGACGACCGACGACGACGAGGAGCTCGTCGCGGGGATCAACCGGCTCCTCGCCGACGGCGGGGCGCGACCCCGGCTCGTGCGCCACGACGGCTGGGACTGGCACCTGCACGCCACCGAGGCCGACCAGCCCCTCGACGTCCGGATGGCCGTCGAGGCGGCCATGGCCCTCGTCGACGTCGTCCGCAGCGGCGAGACCGCGCGGCTCAAGGTGTGCTCGGCCGACGACTGCGACGACCTCCACGTCGACCTGTCGAAGAACCGCTCGCGGCGCTACTGCGACGGCGGCTGCGGCAACCGGTCGAACGTCGCGGCCTACCGTGCGCGGAAGGCCGCCGAGGTCGGCTAGACGCGCCGCCAGCCCTCGGCGAGCACGGCGAGGCGCTCGGCCCGGCGCCGTTGTCCGAAGGCCGACAACCGCCCGACGACCGCTTCGACGCCGCGCGCCAGCGGCCCCCGCACGTCCGCGGTGACGGCGACGTCGCAGCGGGTGTCCCCGGTCGGACGCACGGACCAGTCGTAGTCGAGGCGGTGGCCGAGCGCCCGGGTCGACCACGAGTAGCCGCCCTCGGGTCGGACCGTCGTCACCGTCATCGTCGTCGCCGGTCCGAAGAAGGGTCGGACCCGACCGCGCCAGCCCTCGTGCAGGCGGGCGGGGTCGGAGCCGGCGAGCGTCGTCACCGAGACGACGTGCGGGCTCCACGGCGCCCACGCGTCGACGTCGGTGAGGAGGTCGTGGACCCGGGCGGCCGGGGCGCCGACGTGGCGCGTCGTGCGGATCGTCACAGCTCGACGGTACGGCCGGTGCGCGGCGGGCACCCGCTGACCTGGCACCCTGTGCCGGTGCGCGTGTGGCGGTCCCTGCCGGAGCTCCGCGGCGACGACCGCCGGTCCGTCGTCACGGTCGGCAACTTCGACGGCGTCCACCGCGGCCACCGGGCCGTGCTCGACCGGGTGCGGGCGGAGGCCGCCGACCGCGGCGTGGACGCGCGCGCCGTGACGTTCGAGCCGCACCCGCTCCACGTCCTCCGGCCCGAGGTCGCCCCGCCCCTGGTGACCGGCCCCGCCCAGCGGGTCGACCTGCTGGGAACCACCGGACTCGACGGCCTCCTCGTCCAGCGCTTCGACCTCGACCTCGCCGGCCAGTCGCCGGAGCACTGGGTGCGCGAGACGCTCGTCGAGGCCCTCGGTGCCGTCTGCGTCGTCATCGGCGTCGACGTGCGCTTCGGCCACCGCAACGCCGGCGACCTGTCGACGCTGCGCGAGCTGGGGCGGCGGTACGGGTTCGACGTCGTCGCCCTCGAGGACGTGGAGGCCCCGGCGGGGCGCCGCTGGTCGTCGAGCTGGGTGCGGGCGAGCCTCGCCGAGGGCGACGTCCGCGGTGCGGCCGAGGTCCTCGGCCGGCTCCACCGCCTCGACGGGAGGGTCGTGCACGGCGACCACCGCGGCCGCGACCTCGGGTACCCCACGGCGAACCTCGGTCCGGACAGCGAGGGCCTCGTGCCCGCGGACGGGGTGTACGCCGGCTGGCTGACCGCTGAGGAGCAGGACGGGGAGCGCCTGCCGGCCGCCGTCTCGATCGGGAGCAACCCCCAGTTCGACGGCACACAGCGGCGTGTCGAGGCCTACGTGCTGGACCGCGGACCCGAGGGCTTCGACCTGTACGGACGAGCCGTGCGCGTCGAGCTCGCGGAACGGCTGCGCCCCACCCTCCGTTTCGCGTCGGTCGAGGAGCTCACCGACCAGATGGCAGTGGACGTGGGTCGGACCCGTGACCTCCTCGGGGTCCGCACCGCCTGAGCCGCTGGTTCGCGCCGTCCCGGACGAGCACTCGTCAAGGATCATGACCGTTGTCGCGTCGGACGGTCTCCTGCCGCGACAGGGTCCATGGACCATGACCGTTGTCGCCTGGGCCGACGGATTAGGGCAGCCACCCGTCACGTTGCTACTGTGAGCACCGCCGTGAACCGGCCGCGGGTCACGTATGCCCGGGTGGAACCGCCCCCGGTGCGCCGCGCAACGACCTCAGGAGACTCCGAGTGCCCCTCGACTCTGCCACGAAGCAGCAGATCATCGCCGAGTACGGCTCGTCGCCCACCGACACCGGTTCGCCGGAGGTCCAGGTGGCGATGCTGACCAAGCGGATCACCGACCTCACCGCGCACCTCAAGGTGCACGCCCACGACCACCACACCCGCCGGGGGCTGCTGCTCCTGGTCGGGCAGCGCCGTCGCATGCTGCAGTACCTGCAGCGCACGGACATCCAGCGCTACCGGTCGCTCATCGAGCGTCTCGGCCTGCGCCGCTGACACGCCGGAGGGCGGTTCCCCGCACGGGGAGCCGCCCTTCGTGCAGCACCACCTGACAACTGCACAGCAGCACCAGCACCACCCCACGCACCACCCCAGCACCAACGCAGGCGCGGCCACGACGGGCGTGTCCGGTCCTCGGTGGTGGCCCCCGGGAGGAGCGCGCCCCGCGGCGCAGCGCCCGAGGACCTCGATCGAAGGCCGGCCCCGTCCCGCGCACGCGGGCACCACCGGTGCCCGCCGACCCGCGTCCTGCGCCGACGCAACCCCCGAGGATCGGGGAGCCCCGGACGAGGGGCAGAACGGAGACGCCACCCGATGGCAGACATCACGACCGCCGACGCGATCATCGACAACGGTCGCTTCGGCACCCGCACCGTCCGCTTCGAGACCGGCCGCCTCGCCAAGCAGGCCGCCGGCTCGGCCGTCGCGTACCTCGACGACCAGACCATGCTCCTCAGCGCCACGACGGCGTCGAAGAGCCCGAAGAGCCACTTCGACTTCTTCCCCCTGACGGTCGACGTCGAGGAGCGCATGTACGCCGCGGGTCGCATCCCCGGCTCGTTCTTCCGCCGCGAGGGCCGCCCGAGCACCGAGGCGATCCTCACGTGCCGCCTCATCGACCGCCCGCTGCGCCCGTCGTTCGTCGACGGTCTCCGCAACGAGATCCAGGTCGTCGTCGACGTCCTCAGCCTCGACCCCGAGGACTCCTACGACGTCGTCGCGATCAACGCCGCGTCCATGAGCACCCAGCTCGCGGGCCTGCCGTTCTCCGGCCCCATCGGCGGCGTCCGCATCGCGCTCGTCGACGGGCAGTGGGTCGCCTTCCCCCGTCACAGCGAGGTCGAGCAGGCCGTCTTCTCGATGGTCGTCGCCGGCCGCGTGGTCGAGGGCGGCGACGTCGCGATCATGATGGTCGAGGCCGAGGCCACCCCGACCGCCGTCGACAAGGTCGCCGTCGGCGCCCAGGCGCCGACCGAGGAGGTCGTCGCCGAGGGCCTCGAGGCCGCGAAGCCCTTCATCAAGGCGCTCGTCGAGGCCCAGCAGAAGGTCGCCGACGCCGCGGCCAAGGAGACCCGCGAGTACCCGCTCTTCCCCGCCTACCAGACCGACGCCTACGAGGCCGTCGAG includes:
- the rpsO gene encoding 30S ribosomal protein S15 — protein: MPLDSATKQQIIAEYGSSPTDTGSPEVQVAMLTKRITDLTAHLKVHAHDHHTRRGLLLLVGQRRRMLQYLQRTDIQRYRSLIERLGLRR
- a CDS encoding bifunctional riboflavin kinase/FAD synthetase; translation: MRVWRSLPELRGDDRRSVVTVGNFDGVHRGHRAVLDRVRAEAADRGVDARAVTFEPHPLHVLRPEVAPPLVTGPAQRVDLLGTTGLDGLLVQRFDLDLAGQSPEHWVRETLVEALGAVCVVIGVDVRFGHRNAGDLSTLRELGRRYGFDVVALEDVEAPAGRRWSSSWVRASLAEGDVRGAAEVLGRLHRLDGRVVHGDHRGRDLGYPTANLGPDSEGLVPADGVYAGWLTAEEQDGERLPAAVSIGSNPQFDGTQRRVEAYVLDRGPEGFDLYGRAVRVELAERLRPTLRFASVEELTDQMAVDVGRTRDLLGVRTA
- a CDS encoding SRPBCC family protein, with translation MTIRTTRHVGAPAARVHDLLTDVDAWAPWSPHVVSVTTLAGSDPARLHEGWRGRVRPFFGPATTMTVTTVRPEGGYSWSTRALGHRLDYDWSVRPTGDTRCDVAVTADVRGPLARGVEAVVGRLSAFGQRRRAERLAVLAEGWRRV
- a CDS encoding DMT family transporter — encoded protein: MTTTVAETPTRTTPAFLPSLGIALASAAAFGSSGPFAKSLLEAGWSPGAAVTARICIAAVVLLPVAVVMLRGRWYLLRRNATLLLTYGVVAVAAVQLAFFSAVQTLSVGVALLLEYLGVVLVVLWLWARHGQRPRRWTVVGIALAVAGLVLVLDVLGGMRVDGAGVLWALAAAVGLAAFFVLSARADTGLPPLVMATGGLVVGGVSLVVAGLVGVVPMTVTTTDVELGGLAAPWWVPVLTLSLVAAAFAYASGVSATRRLGSKVAGFVGLTEVLFSLVFAWLLLGELPLPVQLLGGVLVVAGVVAVRYDELRAVEPVATPSPVEP
- a CDS encoding CGNR zinc finger domain-containing protein; protein product: MVFAHDTEEALLSAAALVNTMGGGPQADPDELETLEQLDAFVAHWRVTGSRATDPPAAGRELAAVRALRPRLRRLWTTDDDEELVAGINRLLADGGARPRLVRHDGWDWHLHATEADQPLDVRMAVEAAMALVDVVRSGETARLKVCSADDCDDLHVDLSKNRSRRYCDGGCGNRSNVAAYRARKAAEVG